A DNA window from Daucus carota subsp. sativus chromosome 3, DH1 v3.0, whole genome shotgun sequence contains the following coding sequences:
- the LOC108211687 gene encoding putative GATA transcription factor 22: protein MTPTYLNLLASPPSTSADHGDLLQQTSIFGSNNYQDASSCSYITTHNFFDLETTKNQSDEICRQDIQQSQFRQDLADNLASSHGGSFDIENETSDTGLKFSIWKQEEKYANQESTYNYNNEIKLMSPKMRWMHKMKNDVDSPPLKTTTTLIKLGDQKPPPSSPIGADNTSNTSSNSMISHPIRTCSDCNTTKTPLWRSGPQGPKSLCNACGIRQRKARRAMAAAANDTAFEKETTPPAVIKTKKYNKLKTKTKQEKDKTCVSVAKFKKRSCNLMIEGEDEAGKKVCLEDFLLNLTNNLAYHQVLPQDEKDAAILLMAMSLHHTHRQ from the exons ATGACTCCAACTTATCTGAATTTACTAGCTTCTCCTCCCTCCACATCTGCTGATCATGGTGATCTTCTTCAGCAGACTAGTATTTTCGGCTCAAACAATTATCAAGATGCATCTTCGTGTTCTTACATAACCACTCATAATTTTTTCGACTTGGAAACTACTAAAAATCAGAGTGATGAAATCTGTCGACAGGATATTCAGCAGTCACAGTTTCGACAAGATCTG GCTGATAACTTGGCTAGTTCACATGGCGGATCATTTGATATAGAGAATGAGACCAGTGACACTGGACTGAAGTTCTCGATATGGAAACAAGAGGAGAAGTATGCAAATCAGGAGAGTACTTATAACTATAACAATGAAATCAAGTTGATGTCCCCTAAGATGAGGTGGATGCATAAGATGAAGAACGACGTCGACTCCCCACCACTAAAAACGACTACTACACTGATCAAGCTTGGAGATCAGAAGCCGCCGCCCTCATCGCCTATCGGAGCTGATAACACCAGTAACACTTCTTCAAACAGCATGATCAGCCACCCAATCAGGACTTGCTCAGATTGCAACACTACCAAGACCCCTCTATGGCGAAGCGGACCTCAAGGCCCTAAG TCACTTTGCAACGCATGTGGAATTCGGCAAAGGAAGGCAAGGAGGGCCATGGCGGCAGCTGCTAATGATACAGCTTTCGAGAAAGAGACAACTCCACCAGCAGTGATAAAAACCAAAAAGTATAATAAACTCAAGACTAAGACAAAGCAAGAAAAGGATAAAACTTGTGTGAGTGTTGCGAAATTCAAGAAACGGAGCTGCAACCTTATGATTGAGGGTGAGGATGAAGCTGGAAAAAAGGTTTGTCTGGAGGATTTTCTGCTGAATCTTACTAATAATTTGGCTTATCATCAAGTGCTGCCGCAAGACGAGAAGGATGCTGCTATTTTGCTCATGGCCATGTCTCTTCATCACACTCATCGTCAATAA
- the LOC108210561 gene encoding protein HEAT STRESS TOLERANT DWD 1 — MVRSIKNPKKAKRKNKGSKSGEGASSSSSVPELPAKVWRPGVDKLEEGEELQCDVSAYDSLHAFNIGWPCLSFDVVRDTLGLVRTEFPHTMYCVAGTQAEKAAWNYIGIFKVSNISGKRRALVPKADANDTDMDSENTDSDEDDEDEENVGSKTPVLQLRKVAHEGGVNRIRAMTQNPHICASWGDNGHVQVWDFSSHLNALAESENDVNRGASTVSNHAPLAKFLHKDEGYALDWNPLVPGRLVSGDCKNFIHLWEPTSDSTWNIDPKPFVGHTASVEDLQWSPTEPFVFASCSVDKTIAIWDTRLGKSPATSIKAHNADVNVISWNRLASCMLASGSDDGAISIFDLRLLKEGDSVVAHFEYHKHPVTSIEWSPHEASTLAACSADNQLTVWDLSLERDEEEEAEFKAKIREQVNAPSDLPPQLLFVHQGQKDLKELHWHNQIPGMIVSTAADGFNILMPSNIETPLPENAPPADDA; from the exons ATGGTTAGGAGCATCAAAAACCCAAAAAAGGCCAAGCGCAAAAACAAG GGGTCTAAGAGTGGTGAAGGGGCTTCTTCGTCGTCATCGGTGCCAGAGTTACCTGCAAAAGTATGGCGACCAGGTGTTGATAAGTTAGAAGAAGGTGAAGAGCTCCAGTGTGATGTTTCCGCTTATGATTCACTTCATGCGTTTAATATTGGCTGGCCTTGCTTAAG TTTTGACGTGGTTCGTGATACATTGGGGTTAGTTCGAACGGAGTTCCCTCATACAATGTATTGTGTGGCTGGGACTCAG GCAGAAAAAGCTGCTTGGAATTATATTGGAATTTTTAAAGTATCGAATATTTCTGGCAAAAGGCGTGCACTAGTGCCTAAAGCAGATGCTAATGACACTGATATGGATAGTGAGAATActgatagtgatgaagatgaCGAGGACGAGGAGAATGTTGGATCTAAAACACCAGTTTTGCAG CTCCGGAAGGTCGCTCATGAAGGAGGCGTGAATAGGATACGTGCAATGACACAAAACCCCCATATATGTGCATCTTGGGGTGACAATGGTCACGTGCAG GTGTGGGATTTTAGCTCTCATTTGAACGCTTTGGCTGAATCTGAAAATGATGTTAATCGGGGAGCTTCCACAGTCTCTAATCATGCTCCATTAGCAAAATTTTTGCACAAGGATGAAGGCTATGCACTAGACTGGAATCCTCTTGTTCCTGGAAGGCTTGTATCTG GGGATTGCAAGAACTTTATACATCTATGGGAACCAACATCTGATTCTACGTGGAATATTGATCCTAAGCCATTTGTTGGACATACGGCCAGTGTTGAAGATTTACAA TGGAGTCCCACCGAACCTTTTGTGTTCGCCTCCTGCTCAGTGGATAAGACTATTGCTATATGGGATACTCGTTTAGGGAAATCTCCAGCAACTTCCATAAAGGCTCACAATGCAGATGTTAATGTTATTTCATGGAATAG GTTGGCAAGTTGTATGCTGGCTTCTGGAAGCGATGACGGGGCAATTTCCATTTTTGATCTTAGATTGCTCAAG GAAGGGGACTCGGTTGTTGCACACTTTGAATACCATAAACATCCTGTTACATCAATTGAATGGAGTCCACACGAAGCCTCTACACTGGCTGCTTGCTCAGCCGACAATCAACTAAC GGTATGGGACCTATCATTAGAACGAGATGAAGAAGAGGAGGCCGAGTTTAAGGCTAAAATCAGAGAGCAAGTGAATGCCCCTAGTGATTTGCCACCACAACTTCTATTTGTCCATCAG GGtcaaaaagatttgaaagaactTCACTGGCACAACCAGATCCCTGGCATGATTGTCTCCACTGCTGCAGATGGTTTTAATATACTGATGCCCTCAAACATCGAGACTCCCCTTCCTGAAAATGCACCTCCCGCAGATGATgcttga
- the LOC108211251 gene encoding enhanced ethylene response protein 5: MAGSYISMGEAHHRITDYLNRFSDAVSYQDVSSLKTLLSLSSNSPHLLSLADALNVFQEDATNKLIRQAHNNNYPDIVTPLFRSFQNYRIAHLVDSYVAYEKAANSFIQEFRNWESAWALEALFVVVYEIRVLAERADRELASNGKTPDKLKAAGSYLMKVFGVLAGKGPKRVGALYVTCQLFKIYFKLGTVHLCRSVIRSIETARIFDFEEFPVRDKVTYMYYTGRLEVFNENFPAADQKLSYALMHCNPRREANIRMILKYLIPVKLSIGILPENSLLVKYNLVEYSDVVLAMRRGDLRLLRNALQKHEDRFLRSGVYLVLEKLELQVYQRLVKKIYIIQKQKDPAKAHQVKLEVIVKALKWLEMDMDVDEVECIMAILIYKNLMKGYFAHKSKVVVLSKQDPFPKLNGKPVNS, translated from the exons ATGGCGGGTTCATATATAAGCATGGGAGAAGCTCACCACCGCATCACCGACTATCTCAACCGCTTCTCCGACGCCGTTTCATACCAAGACGTCTCTTCTCTCAAGACCCTTCTGTCTCTCTCCTCGAACTCTCCTCATCTTCTCTCTCTAGCTGATGCTCTCAATGTCTTTCAAGAAGATGCCACTAATAAACTCATCAGACAGGCTCATAACAATAACTATCCTGACATTGTGACTCCGCTTTTTAGATCTTTTCAGAATTACAGGATTGCCCATCTCGTTGATTCTTATGTTGCTTATGAAAAGGCTGCAAA TTCTTTTATTCAGGAGTTTAGGAACTGGGAATCGGCTTGGGCTTTGGAGGCTTTGTTTGTTGTTGTTTatgaaattagggttcttgcTGAAAGG GCTGATAGAGAGTTGGCCTCCAACGGGAAAACTCCTGACAAGTTGAAGGCAGCTGGCTCATACCTTATGAAAGTGTTTGGAGTTCTTGCT GGGAAAGGCCCGAAACGTGTTGGAGCTCTATATGTGACTTGTCAAttgttcaaaatatattttaag CTGGGCACTGTTCATTTATGCCGAAGTGTGATACGTAGCATAGAAACTGCACGAATATTTGATTTTGAGGAATTTCCTGTCCGGGATAAG GTTACATACATGTATTACACAGGTCGTCTGGAGGTGTTCAATGAAAACTTTCCTGCG GCTGATCAGAAATTATCCTATGCTTTAATGCATTGCAACCCTCGGAGGGAAGCAAATATAAG GATGATCTTGAAGTACCTGATACCTGTCAAGCTTTCGATTGGCATCTTACCTGAAAATTCGCTCCTCGTGAAATATAATCTGGTTGAG TACAGTGACGTTGTGCTAGCTATGAGAAGAGGTGATCTCCGACTTCTTCGAAATGCTCTTCAGAAGCATGAAGATCG CTTTCTAAGGTCAGGTGTTTATCTTGTCCTTGAGAAGTTAGAGCTTCAAGTATACCAAAGACTTGTAAAGAAaat CTATATCATCCAAAAGCAGAAGGATCCAGCAAAAGCGCACCAGGTTAAATTAGAAGTAATTGTCAAAGCATTGAAATGGCTTGAGATGGACATGGATGTTGATGAG GTTGAATGTATAATGGCCATCTTAATATACAAGAATCTCATGAAGGGTTACTTTGCTCACAAGAGCAAAGTTGTTGTGCTTAGTAAACAGGACCCATTCCCTAAGTTGAACGGCAAACCAGTAAACTCATAG
- the LOC108213019 gene encoding uncharacterized protein LOC108213019, whose protein sequence is MTSNRTPNHRKNLNTCSPRTLSAFTMTSNITLFLTAAFLFLSSSASSLPPSRLLLGRQLNKLPHPVVILISCDGFRFGFQHKTPTPNIKRLISQGTEAETGLIPVFPTLTFPNHYSIITGLYPAYHGIVGNSFIDPKTGDSFDQQNFDSKWWLGEPLWETVVNQGLNAATFFWPGSEVNRSSWTCPSKYCRQFNKSVLFEERVDTILSYLDLPTSDIPSFMTLYLDDPDAQGHKVGPDHPQITEAVANIDRLVGRMISGLEKRGIFEDVHVILVGDHGMVGTCDQRLIFLKELAPWIDIPENWIERYTPLLSIRPPPNVLADDVVAKINKGLNSGKVGNGKYLKVYLKENLPSRLHYSDSDRITPIVGLADEGFKVEMNISVARQCAGAHGYDNAFFSMRSIFIGHGPRFAKGVKVPSFENIQIYNLVTSILNIKGARNNGTSSFPKKVLLPRHN, encoded by the coding sequence ATGACAAGTAATCGCACCCCAAATCACAGAAAGAACTTAAACACTTGTTCGCCAAGAACACTCTCTGCATTTACCATGACTTCGAATATAACTTTATTCCTAACTGCAGCCTTCCTCTTTTTATCTTCCTCTGCTTCTTCTCTTCCTCCTTCCAGACTCCTCCTTGGCCGCCAACTCAACAAACTTCCTCATCCTGTTGTTATCTTGATTTCCTGTGATGGCTTTCGATTTGGGTTCCAACACAAAACACCAACTCCAAATATCAAACGTTTAATTAGTCAAGGGACAGAAGCCGAAACAGGCCTAATTCCTGTTTTCCCAACACTAACATTTCCAAATCATTACTCAATTATCACTGGCTTGTATCCAGCTTATCATGGAATTGTTGGTAATTCTTTTATTGATCCAAAAACTGGTGACTCTTTCGATCAGCAAAATTTTGACTCGAAGTGGTGGCTTGGGGAGCCTTTGTGGGAAACTGTAGTGAATCAAGGCCTCAATGCTGCTACATTTTTCTGGCCTGGCTCTGAGGTGAATAGAAGTTCTTGGACTTGCCCGTCAAAATATTGTAGACAGTTTAATAAATCTGTACTGTTTGAGGAGCGAGTTGATACAATCTTGAGTTATCTTGATTTGCCAACTAGTGATATTCCATCTTTCATGACATTGTATTTAGACGATCCAGATGCTCAGGGTCACAAGGTTGGCCCTGATCATCCTCAAATTACTGAAGCTGTTGCTAACATTGATAGGCTGGTAGGAAGAATGATTAGCGGTTTGGAGAAACGAGGGATTTTTGAAGATGTTCATGTGATCCTGGTTGGTGACCACGGAATGGTTGGTACATGTGATCAAAGGCTAATCTTTTTGAAAGAATTAGCTCCATGGATTGACATTCCAGAGAACTGGATTGAGAGATACACTCCATTACTTTCTATTCGCCCACCACCTAATGTCTTAGCGGATGATGTTGTTGCCAAGATCAACAAGGGATTAAACTCTGGGAAAGTTGGTAATGGCAAGTATTTGAAAGTGTATCTTAAAGAGAACCTGCCTAGTCGGCTGCATTACTCAGATAGTGATCGGATCACCCCCATTGTTGGATTAGCTGATGAAGGATTTAAAGTGGAGATGAACATATCAGTAGCTAGACAATGTGCAGGAGCACACGGGTATGACAATGCATTTTTCTCAATGAGGTCCATATTCATCGGCCATGGTCCTAGGTTTGCTAAGGGAGTAAAAGTGCcttcttttgaaaatatccAGATTTACAATTTGGTTACATCGATCCTCAATATAAAGGGTGCTCGCAATAATGGTACGTCATCTTTTCCTAAGAAGGTTCTTTTGCCTCGCCACAACTAA
- the LOC108213014 gene encoding uncharacterized protein LOC108213014, whose translation MTSNTPLLTKTTLLPTQHPAKPPSKSNASSFLFYVACTAITAAFVFFSFTSSSLPPLHPSRILLGRQLNKLSHPVVIMISCDGFRFGYQHKTPTPNIKRLISQGTEAETGLIPVFPTLTFPNHYSIATGLYPAYHGIVANSFRDPNTGETFNKQNSDPKWWLGEPLWETVASQGLNAATFFWPGSEVNRSSWTCPSKYCRKFNESVPFEERVDTILSYLDLPASDIPSLMTMYLNDPDAQGHKVGPDHPQITEAVAHIDQVIGRMISGLEKRGVFEDVNLILLGDHGMVGTCDQRLIFLEELAPWIDIPEDWTEKYSPVLTIRPPPDVSPADVVAKMKEGLESGKVGNGKYLKVYLKENLPSRLHYSDNDRITPIVGLVDEGFKVEMNVSEAKECAGAHGYDNAFFSMRTIFIGHGPRFAKGAKVPSFENIQIYNLVTSILGIKGAPNNGTSSFPNKVLLPAAAKIF comes from the coding sequence ATGACTTCTAATACACCTCTGCTCACAAAGACCACATTACTACCAACTCAACACCCTGCAAAACCTCCATCAAAATCCAATGCCAGCAGTTTCTTGTTCTACGTTGCCTGCACCGCTATCACTGCAGCCTTCGTCTTCTTCTCTTTTACCTCGTCTTCTCTTCCTCCTCTTCACCCCTCCAGAATCCTACTTGGGCGCCAACTCAACAAACTTTCTCACCCCGTTGTTATCATGATCTCTTGTGATGGCTTTCGTTTCGGGTATCAACACAAAACACCTACTCCAAATATTAAACGTTTGATTAGTCAAGGGACAGAAGCCGAAACAGGGCTAATTCCTGTTTTCCCAACATTAACATTTCCGAATCACTACTCAATTGCCACTGGCTTGTATCCGGCATATCATGGAATTGTTGCTAATTCTTTTCGTGATCCAAACACTGGTGAAACATTTAATAAGCAAAATTCTGACCCCAAGTGGTGGCTTGGGGAGCCTTTGTGGGAAACTGTGGCCAGTCAAGGCCTCAATGCGGCTACCTTTTTCTGGCCTGGCTCTGAGGTAAATAGAAGTTCTTGGACTTGCCCGTCAAAATACTGTAGAAAATTTAATGAATCTGTACCGTTTGAGGAGCGAGTTGATACAATTTTGAGTTATCTTGATTTGCCAGCTAGTGATATTCCTTCGTTAATGACAATGTATTTGAACGATCCGGATGCTCAGGGTCACAAGGTTGGCCCTGATCACCCTCAAATCACAGAAGCTGTTGCTCACATTGATCAGGTGATAGGGAGAATGATTAGTGGTTTGGAGAAAAGAGGGGTTTTTGAAGATGTTAATTTGATCTTGTTAGGTGATCATGGAATGGTTGGTACATGCGATCAAAGGCTAATCTTTCTAGAAGAATTAGCTCCGTGGATTGACATTCCAGAAGACTGGACCGAAAAATACAGTCCAGTACTTACCATTCGTCCACCACCTGACGTCTCCCCGGCTGACGTTGTTGCTAAGATGAAGGAGGGACTAGAATCTGGAAAAGTTGGCAATGGCAAGTACTTGAAAGTGTATCTTAAAGAGAACCTCCCTAGTCGGCTGCATTACTCAGATAATGATCGGATCACCCCCATCGTTGGACTAGTCGATGAAGGGTTTAAAGTGGAGATGAACGTATCAGAAGCTAAAGAATGTGCAGGAGCACATGGGTATGACAATGCATTTTTCTCAATGAGGACCATATTCATCGGCCATGGTCCTAGGTTTGCTAAGGGAGCGAAAGTGccttcttttgaaaatattcagaTATACAATTTGGTGACATCAATCCTCGGTATAAAGGGTGCTCCTAATAATGGTACCTCATCTTTTCCTAATAAGGTTCTCTTACCCGCCGCAGCTAAAATCTTCTAG
- the LOC108213022 gene encoding uncharacterized protein LOC108213022, whose amino-acid sequence MKSFKALHMSVYGVVFATIFFVFATCFTLTAASSAPRGLRQARKSNKLSHPVVIMISCDGFRFGYQYKTPTPNIKRLISQGTEAETGLIPVFPTLTFPNHYSIVTGLYPAYHGIVDNSFIDPQSGERFNTKRLEGKWWLGEPLWQTVVNHGLNASAYFWAGSEVKKGNWTCPAAFCQKYNSSVPFEERVDTLLSYFDLPKNEIPSLMTLYLSDPDTQGHEFGPDHPQITDAIARVDKLIGRMIAGLEKRKIFEDVNLIMVGDHGMVSTCDQKVIYLNEFAPWIEIPENWITRYYPLLSIRPPSDVSPADVVAKMNEALSSGKVGNGQYLKVYLKESLPSRLHYSDSDRITPIIGLVDEGYAVAMNKSESVGCEGAHGYDNALFSMRSIFIGHGPRFAKGKKVPSFENVQIYNLVTSILNIKGAPNNGTSSFPQTVLKPQVY is encoded by the coding sequence ATGAAGTCCTTTAAAGCGTTGCATATGAGCGTTTATGGCGTAGTGTTTGCCACCATTTTCTTCGTCTTTGCCACCTGCTTCACTCTCACCGCAGCATCCTCTGCTCCCAGAGGACTAAGACAGGCCCGTAAATCGAATAAACTTTCCCACCCTGTTGTTATCATGATTTCTTGCGATGGCTTTCGCTTTGGCTACCAATACAAAACCCCAACCCCGAATATCAAACGCTTGATTAGTCAAGGAACCGAAGCCGAAACAGGCCTAATTCCTGTTTTCCCAACACTAACATTTCCAAATCATTACTCTATTGTCACTGGCTTGTATCCTGCTTATCATGGCATTGTTGATAACTCTTTTATTGATCCACAGAGCGGTGAGCGCTTTAATACAAAACGCCTCGAGGGCAAGTGGTGGCTTGGTGAGCCATTATGGCAGACTGTAGTGAATCATGGACTCAATGCTTCTGCGTATTTTTGGGCTGGCTCTGAGGTGAAGAAAGGCAATTGGACTTGTCCTGCGGCATTTTGTCAGAAATATAATTCTTCTGTGCCTTTTGAGGAACGAGTTGATACACTTTTGAGCTATTTTGACTTGCCTAAAAATGAGATACCTTCACTCATGACGTTATATCTCAGTGATCCGGATACTCAGGGGCACGAGTTTGGACCTGACCACCCTCAGATCACTGACGCAATTGCACGAGTTGATAAGCTGATAGGCAGAATGATTGCTGGCctagagaaaagaaaaattttcgAGGATGTTAATTTGATTATGGTTGGTGATCATGGAATGGTTAGCACATGTGATCAGAAAGTGATCTATCTTAACGAATTCGCTCCATGGattgaaattcctgaaaattgGATTACAAGATATTATCCATTGCTTTCAATTAGGCCACCATCTGACGTCTCACCAGCTGATGTTGTCGCGAAGATGAACGAGGCATTGAGCTCTGGAAAAGTTGGAAATGGACAGTATCTTAAGGTCTATCTCAAAGAGAGCCTGCCTAGTCGGCTTCATTACTCTGACAGTGATCGGATCACCCCCATAATTGGATTAGTCGACGAAGGATATGCAGTGGCAATGAACAAATCGGAAAGTGTAGGATGTGAAGGTGCCCATGGGTATGACAATGCATTATTCTCAATGAGGTCCATTTTTATTGGCCATGGTCCTAGATTTGCTAAGGGAAAGAAAGTGCCTTCTTTTGAGAATGTTCAGATTTACAATTTGGTTACGTCGATCCTCAATATAAAGGGCGCACCTAACAATGGCACTTCGTCGTTTCCTCAGACTGTTCTGAAGCCTCAGGTGTACTAA